A genomic window from Paucibacter sp. KCTC 42545 includes:
- a CDS encoding DUF2341 domain-containing protein, whose product MRKLLAVLSIALLSPAAHAWWHADWTERTRITLNTSAQGLETKEAASNVAVAVRLHSGNFDFAAAKQDGADLRVLAADDKTPLKFSIERFDSVNELAVLWVQVPSVLPGSDKNQFYVYAGNSKASAEAADPLMGFDAATLAAFHYSDPAPSGADQLGPIKPGSPVSIEPNGLLAASAKLDGKPISYALSDKAVADAGNQLTLSLWVKLKQVGAADLLQWGGLKLALKDGKLLAKGEGKAELSGGEVAPERWTHLALRLGLGKATLFIAGVQVAQGDMVTPNLGNNLKLGEGAQGLLDELQIASTLRSADWLAVSAGAQGAESRLLAAQRENTGTAEGEESHGHMAILVKNLTTDAWVVIIILAVMFVIAVWVTISKALLVSRADRGNRSFLKRFRDADGDLLKLGDDKQHGASPLFRLYKAGVHELGKRKIGQAGGPVLSASAMNAVKASVDADFVRENAQLNSNMVLLTIAISGGPFLGLLGTVVGVMITFAAIAQAGDVNVNAIAPGIASALLATVAGLAVAIPALFAYNYLAAKIKNVASDMQIFIDEFITRVAETHGAQ is encoded by the coding sequence ATGCGCAAACTTCTCGCCGTTTTGTCCATCGCCTTGTTGTCACCGGCCGCCCATGCCTGGTGGCATGCCGACTGGACCGAGCGCACCCGCATCACCCTCAACACCTCGGCCCAGGGCCTGGAAACCAAGGAAGCGGCCAGCAATGTGGCCGTGGCCGTGCGTCTGCATTCGGGCAACTTCGACTTTGCCGCCGCCAAGCAAGACGGCGCCGACCTGCGCGTGCTGGCGGCCGACGACAAGACGCCGCTGAAGTTCAGCATCGAGCGCTTTGACAGCGTCAATGAACTGGCAGTGCTGTGGGTGCAAGTGCCCAGCGTGCTGCCGGGCAGCGACAAGAATCAGTTCTACGTCTACGCGGGCAATAGCAAGGCCAGTGCCGAGGCGGCCGATCCTTTGATGGGCTTTGATGCCGCCACGCTGGCCGCCTTCCACTACAGCGACCCGGCGCCGTCGGGTGCCGATCAGCTGGGCCCCATCAAGCCCGGCAGCCCCGTCAGCATCGAGCCCAATGGCTTGCTGGCGGCCAGCGCCAAGCTTGACGGCAAGCCCATCAGCTATGCGCTGAGCGACAAGGCGGTGGCCGATGCCGGCAACCAGCTGACGCTGAGCCTGTGGGTCAAACTCAAGCAGGTGGGCGCGGCCGACTTGCTGCAATGGGGCGGATTGAAACTGGCCTTGAAGGACGGCAAGCTGCTGGCCAAGGGCGAGGGCAAGGCTGAACTCAGCGGCGGTGAGGTCGCGCCCGAACGCTGGACCCATCTGGCCCTGCGCCTGGGTTTGGGCAAGGCGACCTTGTTCATCGCTGGCGTGCAAGTCGCCCAGGGTGATATGGTCACGCCCAATCTGGGCAATAACCTGAAGTTGGGTGAGGGCGCGCAAGGTCTGCTGGACGAGCTGCAAATTGCCAGCACCCTGCGCAGCGCCGACTGGTTGGCCGTGTCGGCCGGCGCCCAAGGCGCGGAAAGCCGCTTGCTGGCGGCGCAGCGTGAGAACACGGGCACGGCAGAGGGTGAGGAGTCCCACGGCCATATGGCCATCCTGGTCAAGAACCTGACGACCGACGCCTGGGTGGTCATCATCATCTTGGCGGTGATGTTCGTCATCGCCGTCTGGGTCACCATTTCCAAGGCCTTGCTGGTCTCGCGGGCCGACCGTGGCAATCGCAGCTTCCTCAAGCGCTTCCGCGATGCCGATGGCGATCTGCTCAAGCTGGGCGACGACAAGCAGCATGGCGCTTCGCCGCTGTTCCGCCTCTACAAGGCCGGCGTGCATGAGCTGGGCAAACGCAAGATCGGCCAGGCCGGCGGCCCGGTGCTGAGTGCCTCGGCCATGAATGCGGTCAAGGCCTCGGTGGATGCCGACTTTGTGCGCGAGAACGCCCAGCTCAACTCGAATATGGTTTTGTTGACCATCGCCATCTCGGGCGGCCCCTTCCTGGGTCTGCTGGGCACGGTGGTGGGCGTGATGATCACTTTCGCGGCGATTGCGCAGGCGGGCGATGTCAACGTCAACGCCATCGCGCCCGGCATCGCCTCGGCCTTGCTGGCCACGGTGGCGGGCCTGGCGGTGGCGATTCCGGCGCTGTTTGCCTACAACTATCTGGCCGCCAAGATCAAGAACGTGGCCTCGGACATGCAGATCTTCATCGACGAGTTCATCACCCGCGTGGCCGAAACCCACGGCGCGCAGTGA
- a CDS encoding ExbD/TolR family protein encodes MSADVKTELTPFDDINVTPMLDLAYVLLVVFIILTTASVQGVKVRSPVTQAANNLAKPQTRAITITSDGAVYLDAYPVSLEQLSSSLAQYKAANPALPVVLKADATAQYDKVMQVLEVAKKLDITEIGLVTKRAVPE; translated from the coding sequence ATGTCTGCTGACGTCAAAACCGAGCTGACCCCGTTTGATGACATCAACGTCACGCCGATGTTGGATCTGGCCTATGTGTTGTTGGTGGTCTTCATCATTCTGACCACAGCCTCGGTGCAAGGGGTGAAGGTGCGGTCTCCTGTCACACAAGCCGCCAACAATCTGGCCAAGCCGCAAACGCGGGCGATCACGATCACCTCGGACGGTGCCGTCTACCTGGATGCCTACCCGGTCAGCCTGGAGCAACTCAGCAGCAGCCTGGCCCAGTACAAGGCCGCCAATCCGGCGCTGCCGGTGGTGCTCAAGGCCGATGCCACGGCCCAGTACGACAAGGTCATGCAGGTGCTGGAGGTGGCCAAGAAGCTGGACATCACCGAGATCGGCCTGGTCACCAAACGCGCCGTGCCGGAATAA
- a CDS encoding ExbD/TolR family protein, whose amino-acid sequence MQISTEAKPYDTINVTPMLDLAYVLLVVFILMTTASVQGLSISMPKPSNKPATEKHDLRIVQVMPDGGILLNGVGVNLEELEQQLLRAKAADAQMSVAIKGDGRSQYQYVVAVVDLCNKLQLNMGLVTAKIGT is encoded by the coding sequence ATGCAGATTTCGACCGAAGCCAAACCCTACGACACCATCAATGTCACGCCGATGCTGGACCTGGCCTATGTGCTGCTGGTGGTGTTCATCTTGATGACCACCGCCTCGGTGCAGGGCTTGTCCATCAGCATGCCCAAGCCCAGCAACAAGCCCGCCACTGAAAAGCATGACTTGCGCATCGTGCAGGTGATGCCCGATGGCGGCATCTTGCTCAATGGCGTGGGTGTGAATCTGGAGGAGCTGGAGCAGCAGCTGCTGCGCGCCAAGGCGGCCGATGCGCAGATGTCGGTGGCCATCAAGGGCGATGGGCGCAGCCAGTATCAGTACGTGGTGGCTGTCGTGGACCTGTGCAACAAGCTTCAGCTGAATATGGGCCTGGTGACGGCCAAGATCGGCACCTGA
- a CDS encoding TonB C-terminal domain-containing protein: MSSGLAEDHLNDSPRRTWLLRGAVALGFVAAVLLVAWTVKNMKPTAAPKQQTAKITILPDTPPPPPPPKDERKPEPPKDETKQVMRDEQLKQAEAPKPANEPIKMEGAAGDGPSAFAAGGVSKEYSGGAVASGAAQQGTSSDRAQERFFANSAKQMLRDAIERHLKSEATQATAEFNVWIAKDGAITRFELRPSGDVRLDAELAAALDETARSLKLLPPPVAAAQPMKFRLNVRPMG; this comes from the coding sequence ATGAGTAGTGGATTGGCTGAAGATCATTTGAACGACTCGCCGCGCCGCACCTGGCTGCTGCGCGGCGCTGTGGCGCTTGGCTTTGTGGCCGCCGTGCTGCTGGTGGCCTGGACCGTGAAGAACATGAAGCCCACGGCCGCGCCCAAGCAGCAAACCGCCAAGATCACCATCTTGCCGGACACCCCGCCGCCGCCTCCGCCGCCCAAGGACGAGCGAAAGCCCGAGCCGCCCAAGGACGAGACCAAGCAAGTCATGCGCGACGAGCAACTCAAGCAGGCCGAGGCGCCCAAGCCGGCCAATGAGCCGATCAAGATGGAAGGCGCGGCGGGCGATGGCCCGAGTGCTTTTGCCGCCGGCGGCGTCAGCAAGGAATACAGCGGCGGCGCGGTGGCCAGCGGCGCGGCGCAGCAAGGCACGAGCAGTGACCGGGCGCAGGAGCGCTTCTTCGCCAACAGCGCCAAGCAAATGTTGCGCGATGCGATCGAGCGCCACCTCAAGAGCGAGGCCACGCAAGCCACCGCCGAGTTCAATGTGTGGATCGCCAAAGACGGCGCCATCACACGCTTTGAGCTGCGCCCCAGCGGCGATGTGCGCCTGGACGCCGAACTCGCCGCCGCCCTGGATGAAACGGCACGCAGCCTCAAGCTGCTGCCGCCGCCCGTGGCCGCCGCACAACCGATGAAATTCCGCCTCAATGTGCGGCCAATGGGCTGA
- a CDS encoding putative porin translates to MRLPNSRQRCLALALASALCVPTAHADEKRELEQLRATTLALIDALVGQGLLSRERADALLKQAQAPAAKPAAAPATWGTPLAGAAVAGAAAGAGATGAGSNGVIRVPYVSETLRAQMREEIKNEVLATAREERWADPRSLPEWVRGTTVEGDVRVRWQSERYAQPSYAVDPLTGQQIGVPCLNVGGNLPAECYRTQKDSPAWAPDLVNTTNNRDRLTLRARLGVAVKVSDEVSTGLRISTGTTSGPSSASQTLGNYFNKSSVVLDRAFIRWEPRYNLRMLAGRMANPFYGGDLLWPDDIGFDGLAAQGDLTLASGMFGFATAGAFALEEFNTDKRDKWLYGFQAGLEMAMGNNTIARAALGSYRFQNIEGVRATDLPLASSNPRSATQSYLSSQYAISARQKGNTLINLCPVSSENNATVPAPCANGGPVWGLASKFLPINLSAGLTFKQFDPVEIGVSVDWVRNSGFDLADVRKRAGTSTVDNLAERSTGAQLRFNLGTPKLANAGDWTSFVALRRFERDAWLDAFTDTTWHMGGTNYQGWQIGGQYAFDRRSTIGARLTSTRNLDDGVRVPLDPSNPSIVTGNLSSATLKIDVFQIDLNTRF, encoded by the coding sequence ATGCGCCTTCCGAACTCCCGCCAACGCTGCCTGGCCCTGGCCTTGGCTTCAGCCCTTTGCGTCCCCACGGCCCACGCCGACGAGAAGCGTGAACTTGAACAACTGCGCGCCACCACGCTGGCGCTGATCGATGCCCTGGTCGGCCAAGGCCTGCTCTCGCGTGAGCGGGCCGATGCCTTGCTCAAGCAAGCTCAGGCGCCTGCAGCCAAGCCCGCAGCCGCGCCGGCAACCTGGGGCACGCCTCTGGCGGGGGCCGCTGTAGCCGGCGCCGCCGCCGGTGCGGGGGCCACAGGTGCCGGCAGCAATGGGGTCATCCGCGTGCCCTATGTCAGCGAAACCCTGCGCGCGCAGATGCGCGAAGAAATCAAAAACGAGGTGCTGGCCACCGCGCGTGAAGAGCGTTGGGCCGACCCGCGCAGCCTGCCGGAATGGGTGCGCGGCACCACGGTAGAAGGCGATGTGCGGGTGCGCTGGCAGAGCGAGCGCTATGCCCAGCCCAGCTATGCGGTGGACCCGCTCACTGGCCAACAGATCGGTGTGCCCTGCCTGAATGTGGGAGGCAATCTGCCGGCCGAGTGCTACCGCACACAGAAGGATTCGCCGGCCTGGGCGCCCGACCTGGTCAACACCACCAACAACCGCGACCGTCTGACGCTGCGCGCCCGCTTAGGCGTGGCGGTGAAGGTGTCGGATGAAGTCTCAACCGGCTTGCGCATTTCCACCGGCACCACCTCCGGGCCGAGTTCGGCCTCGCAGACCCTGGGCAACTATTTCAACAAGTCGAGCGTGGTGCTGGACCGCGCCTTCATCCGCTGGGAGCCGCGCTACAACCTGCGCATGCTGGCCGGCCGCATGGCCAACCCCTTCTACGGCGGCGACTTGCTGTGGCCCGACGACATCGGCTTCGACGGCCTGGCCGCGCAAGGCGACCTGACCTTGGCCAGCGGCATGTTTGGTTTCGCCACCGCCGGCGCCTTCGCGCTGGAAGAGTTCAATACCGACAAGCGCGACAAATGGCTCTACGGTTTCCAGGCCGGCTTGGAAATGGCCATGGGCAACAACACCATCGCGCGGGCCGCCCTGGGTTCCTACCGCTTCCAGAACATCGAAGGCGTGCGCGCCACCGACTTGCCCCTGGCCAGCAGCAATCCGCGCAGCGCGACGCAAAGCTATCTCAGCTCGCAATACGCCATCTCGGCACGCCAGAAGGGCAATACGCTGATCAACCTCTGCCCGGTCAGCAGCGAGAACAATGCCACCGTGCCGGCACCTTGCGCCAACGGTGGCCCGGTCTGGGGCTTGGCCTCCAAATTCCTGCCCATCAACCTCAGCGCCGGCCTGACTTTCAAGCAGTTTGACCCGGTGGAAATTGGCGTGAGCGTCGATTGGGTGCGCAATAGCGGCTTCGATCTGGCCGATGTCCGCAAGCGCGCCGGCACCAGCACCGTGGACAATCTGGCGGAGCGCAGCACCGGCGCCCAGCTGCGCTTCAACCTGGGCACGCCCAAGCTGGCCAATGCAGGTGACTGGACCAGCTTTGTGGCGCTGCGCCGCTTCGAGCGCGATGCCTGGCTGGACGCCTTCACTGACACCACCTGGCATATGGGCGGCACCAACTACCAGGGCTGGCAAATCGGCGGCCAATACGCCTTTGACCGCCGCAGCACCATTGGCGCCCGCCTGACCAGCACCCGCAATCTGGACGACGGCGTGCGTGTGCCGCTGGACCCCAGCAACCCGAGCATCGTGACCGGCAATCTCTCCAGCGCGACGCTGAAGATTGATGTGTTCCAGATCGACTTGAACACCCGCTTCTGA
- a CDS encoding gamma-glutamyltransferase family protein gives MSSISGSSSTSSKNKPFDWHQAYPSVRSPLFARNIVSTSHPLAAQAGLRIMAQGGNAVDAAIATAACMTLLEPCSNGLGSDAFCILWDGKELHGLNASGTAPAAWTPEYFFKIYGREAKTPPKRGWGGVTVPGAVAGWVALSERFGKLEFAALMQPAIEIAERGYAVPVIVQRKWAMAAEVADLTAQPGFAEAFLPKGRAPAVGENFKFADAARTLRLIAETRGEAFYRGEVAAAVERFARATGGAITAADFAAYQPEWVKPISQDYAGHSLHEIPPNGQGIAALMALGILKHLDLRAHSVDSVAAQHLQIEAMKLAFADIYRYVADPRSMELSSAELLDPTYLAQRARLIQPQRAQDFKCGNPVKGGTIYLTVADESGMMVSFIQSNYMGFGSGLVLPGYGVSLQNRGHCFTLEAGHPNVVAPGKRPFHTIIPAFLTREGRPVMSFGVMGGNMQPQGHMQTLVRMLDYGQNPQAACDAPRWRFNEGLSINVEPHMKPATIEGLRALGHVIGDIHDSYQDFGAGQFIWRLDGGAASPDADAQGYVAASDPRRDGAAVGF, from the coding sequence ATGAGTAGCATCAGCGGCAGCAGCAGTACCAGCAGCAAGAACAAGCCTTTCGACTGGCATCAGGCCTACCCCAGCGTGCGCAGCCCGCTGTTTGCCCGCAATATCGTGTCCACCTCGCACCCGCTGGCCGCGCAGGCGGGGCTGCGCATCATGGCGCAGGGCGGCAATGCGGTGGACGCCGCCATCGCCACGGCCGCCTGCATGACTTTGTTGGAACCCTGCAGCAATGGCCTGGGCTCGGACGCTTTCTGCATCCTCTGGGACGGCAAGGAATTGCATGGCCTCAATGCATCGGGCACCGCGCCTGCCGCCTGGACGCCCGAATACTTCTTCAAAATCTATGGTCGCGAGGCTAAGACTCCGCCCAAACGCGGCTGGGGTGGCGTGACCGTGCCCGGCGCCGTGGCCGGCTGGGTGGCCTTGAGCGAGCGTTTTGGCAAGCTGGAATTTGCCGCCCTGATGCAGCCCGCGATTGAGATTGCCGAGCGCGGCTATGCCGTGCCGGTGATCGTGCAGCGCAAATGGGCAATGGCGGCGGAGGTGGCTGATCTCACCGCCCAACCCGGTTTTGCCGAGGCCTTTTTGCCCAAGGGCCGCGCCCCTGCGGTGGGTGAGAACTTCAAGTTTGCCGATGCCGCCCGGACACTGCGCTTGATCGCCGAGACCCGGGGCGAGGCCTTTTATCGCGGCGAGGTGGCCGCCGCAGTGGAGCGCTTTGCGCGGGCCACCGGAGGTGCCATCACGGCGGCCGACTTTGCGGCCTACCAGCCCGAGTGGGTCAAACCCATCTCGCAAGACTATGCCGGCCACAGCCTGCATGAGATTCCGCCTAATGGCCAGGGCATTGCGGCGCTGATGGCGCTGGGAATTTTGAAGCACCTGGATCTGCGCGCCCACAGCGTTGACAGCGTGGCCGCCCAGCATTTGCAGATCGAGGCGATGAAGCTGGCTTTCGCCGACATCTACCGTTATGTGGCTGACCCGCGCAGCATGGAACTCAGCAGCGCGGAACTGCTGGACCCGACTTATCTGGCCCAGCGCGCCCGGCTGATCCAGCCGCAGCGGGCGCAAGATTTCAAATGCGGCAACCCGGTCAAGGGTGGCACCATCTATCTGACTGTGGCGGATGAGAGCGGCATGATGGTCAGCTTCATCCAAAGCAATTACATGGGCTTTGGCTCCGGCCTGGTGCTGCCGGGCTATGGCGTGTCGCTGCAAAACCGGGGCCACTGCTTCACGCTGGAGGCGGGGCACCCGAATGTGGTGGCGCCGGGCAAGCGGCCCTTCCACACCATCATCCCAGCCTTCTTGACCCGGGAGGGCAGGCCGGTGATGAGCTTTGGCGTGATGGGCGGCAATATGCAACCCCAAGGCCATATGCAAACCCTGGTGCGCATGCTGGACTACGGCCAGAACCCGCAAGCCGCTTGCGACGCACCGCGCTGGCGTTTCAACGAAGGCCTGTCTATCAATGTAGAGCCGCATATGAAGCCGGCCACCATTGAGGGCTTGCGAGCGCTGGGCCATGTGATCGGGGATATTCACGACAGCTACCAAGACTTCGGCGCCGGCCAATTCATCTGGCGCCTGGACGGCGGCGCGGCCAGCCCGGATGCTGATGCCCAGGGCTATGTGGCCGCTAGCGACCCGCGGCGTGATGGCGCAGCGGTGGGCTTTTAG
- a CDS encoding MFS transporter, whose protein sequence is MQTRQARRLPWFGLWRRLAAALTLPPNDLLRDMVYRRLFSSILISSLGGQITMLALPLTAALLLNATPTQMGLLTAMEIAPFVLFSLPSGVWLDRVRKLPVYIIGESMLAVTVATVPLAAWMGWLSMSWLYVVGFVLGTVYTTAGSAAQIVLTQVVERDRLVEAHAKNALASSGAEVVGPGIAGVLIKLMGAPMALAVDATLVLFSALILRGIQVKEVLKPSQDQRFWDELKGGLRFVREHSLLVSLALAVGGWQFFNNAAQVVQILYASRTLGLSAQEIGLSYVALGAGTVLASIFGSRLSARIGPGPSLVLGLAVSGLGWLMLALTPASLVGAPVFALMLFMFGVGAVLIFITFLALRQAVTPTAMLGRMTSTMRWLTIVPAGPGALIGGWLGEHVSLRSTLLFAGIGALLVSLLAWRLSTLRHVLVLPSTGQDDEPVLGAEAMPGALGEGEIGGDPSASFSSTASTKQQGPEHGKT, encoded by the coding sequence ATGCAAACCCGACAAGCTCGGCGTCTGCCCTGGTTTGGCTTATGGCGTCGCTTGGCCGCCGCCCTGACCCTGCCACCCAATGACTTGCTGCGCGATATGGTGTATCGCCGCTTGTTCTCGTCCATCCTGATCAGCTCGCTGGGCGGGCAGATCACCATGCTGGCGCTGCCGCTCACCGCAGCGCTCTTGCTCAACGCCACGCCCACCCAAATGGGCTTGCTGACGGCGATGGAGATTGCGCCATTCGTGCTGTTCTCACTGCCCTCGGGCGTGTGGCTGGACCGGGTGCGCAAGCTACCCGTCTACATCATTGGCGAGAGCATGTTGGCGGTGACTGTTGCGACGGTTCCCTTGGCCGCCTGGATGGGCTGGCTGAGCATGAGCTGGCTCTATGTGGTGGGCTTTGTGCTGGGCACGGTCTACACCACGGCCGGCAGCGCGGCGCAAATTGTGCTGACCCAGGTGGTGGAGCGTGACCGCTTGGTGGAGGCGCATGCCAAGAACGCCCTGGCCAGCTCGGGCGCCGAGGTTGTGGGCCCTGGCATTGCCGGGGTGCTGATCAAGCTGATGGGGGCGCCCATGGCCTTGGCTGTGGATGCGACCCTGGTGCTGTTTTCGGCCCTGATTCTGCGCGGCATCCAGGTCAAGGAAGTGCTCAAGCCCAGCCAGGATCAGCGCTTCTGGGATGAACTCAAGGGCGGCTTGCGCTTCGTGCGCGAGCACAGCTTGCTGGTCAGCCTAGCCCTGGCGGTAGGCGGCTGGCAGTTTTTCAACAACGCCGCGCAGGTGGTGCAGATTCTGTATGCCTCGCGCACCCTGGGCCTGTCGGCGCAAGAGATCGGCCTGAGCTATGTGGCGCTGGGTGCCGGCACCGTGCTGGCCAGCATTTTTGGCTCGCGCCTGAGCGCGCGCATTGGCCCGGGGCCCAGCTTGGTGCTGGGCTTGGCGGTCAGTGGCCTGGGCTGGTTGATGCTGGCGCTGACTCCGGCCAGCCTGGTCGGCGCGCCGGTGTTTGCCTTGATGCTCTTCATGTTCGGTGTGGGCGCGGTGCTGATCTTCATCACCTTTTTGGCCTTGCGCCAAGCCGTCACGCCGACGGCCATGTTGGGCCGCATGACCAGCACCATGCGCTGGTTGACGATTGTGCCGGCCGGGCCGGGCGCCTTGATCGGCGGCTGGTTGGGCGAGCATGTCAGCCTGCGTTCGACTCTGCTGTTCGCCGGCATCGGCGCCTTGCTGGTCAGCCTGCTGGCCTGGCGCCTGAGTACCTTGCGCCATGTGTTGGTATTGCCCAGTACCGGCCAAGACGACGAGCCCGTGTTGGGTGCCGAAGCCATGCCCGGCGCCTTGGGCGAGGGTGAGATCGGCGGTGACCCTAGTGCAAGTTTCAGCAGTACCGCCAGCACCAAGCAGCAAGGGCCTGAACATGGCAAGACCTGA
- a CDS encoding GNAT family N-acetyltransferase produces MARPDPILIQVPERIEGESIVLAAPVAGLGPLMAAAIAESIEHLRPWMIWAQEAPSMEASEAVMRRMQADFIARRDLVYQIYAKDASGQCTELLGGTGLHRLDWDVRRFEIGYWLRSSAVGQGHASAAVRLLTAMAFSQLQARRVEIRMDDRNLASRAVAEACGFEFEGLLRRDSLGVDGEPRDTRVYARIEA; encoded by the coding sequence ATGGCAAGACCTGACCCCATCCTGATCCAGGTGCCTGAGCGGATTGAGGGCGAGTCCATCGTTCTGGCTGCGCCGGTGGCGGGCCTGGGGCCGCTGATGGCGGCGGCCATTGCTGAGTCCATCGAGCACCTGCGGCCCTGGATGATCTGGGCCCAGGAGGCGCCCAGCATGGAGGCCTCCGAGGCCGTGATGCGGCGCATGCAGGCCGACTTCATCGCCCGGCGTGATCTCGTCTATCAAATCTATGCCAAGGACGCCAGCGGCCAGTGCACCGAACTGTTGGGCGGCACCGGCTTGCACCGGCTGGACTGGGATGTGCGGCGCTTCGAGATCGGCTACTGGCTGCGCAGCAGCGCCGTCGGCCAGGGGCACGCCAGTGCGGCGGTTCGTTTGCTCACGGCAATGGCATTCAGTCAATTGCAGGCGCGGCGGGTGGAGATCCGCATGGATGATCGCAACCTCGCCAGCCGCGCAGTGGCCGAGGCCTGTGGCTTTGAGTTCGAAGGCCTGCTGCGCCGCGATAGCCTGGGCGTGGACGGCGAGCCGCGTGACACGCGGGTCTATGCCCGCATCGAGGCCTGA
- the ugpQ gene encoding glycerophosphodiester phosphodiesterase has translation MNAQAWPLPFWIAHRGAGKLAPENTLAAFRLGAQHGYRAFECDVKLSSDGIPFLLHDATLERTSNGQGVAGDLPWATLSRLDAGSWHSRAFAGEPLPSLEALARFIIGNRYAFNIEIKPTPGQALLTGQVVGREVLRLWADSGLAPLFSSFEPEALQGARETAPDIPRGLLLDNLREGWLAEAQALGCAAVISNYRLMDQPTVDAIHAAGMKALVYTVNDAEAAQALIARGVDGIITDAVDCFSPA, from the coding sequence ATGAACGCCCAAGCCTGGCCCCTGCCCTTCTGGATCGCCCACCGCGGCGCCGGCAAGCTGGCGCCCGAGAACACCTTGGCCGCCTTCCGGCTTGGGGCCCAGCATGGCTACCGGGCTTTTGAGTGCGATGTGAAACTGTCCAGCGACGGCATTCCTTTTTTACTGCATGACGCCACGCTGGAGCGCACAAGCAATGGCCAAGGCGTAGCGGGCGACTTGCCCTGGGCCACACTCTCGCGCCTGGACGCCGGCAGCTGGCACAGCCGCGCTTTTGCCGGCGAGCCGCTGCCCAGCCTGGAGGCGCTAGCCCGCTTCATCATCGGCAATCGCTATGCCTTTAATATCGAAATCAAACCCACGCCCGGCCAAGCCCTGCTGACCGGTCAGGTGGTCGGCCGCGAGGTTTTGCGTTTGTGGGCCGACTCGGGTCTGGCCCCGCTGTTCAGCTCCTTCGAGCCCGAGGCCTTGCAAGGCGCCCGTGAAACCGCGCCCGACATCCCACGCGGCCTGTTGCTCGACAACCTGCGCGAAGGCTGGCTGGCCGAGGCCCAAGCCCTGGGCTGCGCCGCCGTCATCAGCAATTACCGGCTGATGGACCAGCCGACCGTAGACGCCATTCACGCCGCCGGCATGAAGGCCCTGGTCTACACGGTGAACGACGCTGAGGCCGCCCAAGCCCTGATTGCGCGGGGCGTGGACGGCATCATTACCGACGCGGTGGATTGCTTCTCACCCGCCTGA
- a CDS encoding sn-glycerol-3-phosphate import ATP-binding protein UgpC, with amino-acid sequence MASISLRNIIKRYGHGPKANQVIHGVNAEIKDGEFVVIVGPSGCGKSTLLRMVAGLEEISDGEIAIGPRVVNQIEPAERDIAMVFQNYALYPHMTVFANMAYGLKIQKVPEAEIKTRVDKAAKILELGALLERKPRELSGGQRQRVAMGRAIVRNPQVFLFDEPLSNLDAKLRAQTRLEIQKLHRELGVTSLFVTHDQVEAMTLAQRMIVMNGGRMEQFGTPEEVYGSPASTFVAGFMGSPPMNLLKGQVDGGSFKLKGITLPLPAAAPRPGALTLGLRPEHVDAWSSTQTQPGAWPLRVEMIEMLGAERLVYGRLGEEAFTLRIDGTVTPPAIGDTLYLEVSARHLHWFDSETTLRVNP; translated from the coding sequence ATGGCCAGCATCTCCCTTCGCAACATCATCAAACGCTACGGCCACGGCCCCAAAGCCAATCAGGTGATTCACGGCGTCAACGCCGAGATCAAGGATGGCGAGTTCGTCGTCATCGTCGGCCCCTCGGGCTGCGGCAAGTCCACGCTCTTGCGCATGGTGGCGGGCCTAGAGGAAATCAGCGATGGCGAGATCGCCATCGGCCCCCGCGTGGTCAATCAGATTGAGCCGGCCGAGCGCGACATCGCCATGGTGTTCCAGAACTACGCGCTCTACCCGCATATGACGGTATTCGCCAATATGGCTTACGGCCTGAAGATTCAGAAAGTGCCCGAGGCCGAGATCAAGACCCGCGTCGACAAAGCGGCCAAGATTCTGGAGCTGGGCGCCTTGCTGGAGCGCAAGCCGCGCGAGCTTTCCGGCGGCCAGCGCCAGCGCGTCGCCATGGGCCGCGCCATCGTGCGCAACCCACAGGTGTTTTTGTTCGACGAGCCGCTCTCCAACCTCGACGCCAAGCTGCGCGCTCAGACCCGGCTGGAAATTCAAAAGCTGCACCGCGAACTGGGCGTGACCTCGCTCTTCGTCACCCACGACCAAGTCGAGGCCATGACGCTCGCGCAGCGCATGATCGTCATGAACGGCGGCCGCATGGAGCAGTTCGGCACACCCGAAGAGGTCTACGGCAGCCCGGCCTCCACCTTTGTGGCGGGGTTCATGGGCTCTCCGCCGATGAATCTGCTCAAAGGCCAAGTAGACGGCGGCAGTTTCAAACTCAAGGGCATTACCCTGCCCTTGCCCGCCGCCGCGCCACGCCCCGGCGCACTGACCCTGGGCCTGCGCCCCGAGCATGTGGACGCCTGGAGCAGCACCCAAACCCAGCCCGGCGCCTGGCCGCTGCGCGTCGAGATGATCGAGATGCTGGGCGCCGAGCGCCTGGTTTACGGCCGGCTGGGCGAAGAAGCCTTCACCCTGCGCATTGACGGCACGGTGACGCCACCCGCCATCGGTGACACGCTTTATTTGGAAGTTAGCGCGCGTCATCTGCACTGGTTCGATAGTGAAACCACCTTGCGCGTGAACCCATGA